A window of Oncorhynchus nerka isolate Pitt River linkage group LG4, Oner_Uvic_2.0, whole genome shotgun sequence contains these coding sequences:
- the LOC115128542 gene encoding cAMP-dependent protein kinase inhibitor alpha-like, which produces MTEVVEPKLDFASSGRSGRRNALPDILGSPAGVNPTDLPLKLAELNLTDVQGEAQSPTAEEAPPPPESSEENEGS; this is translated from the exons ATGACGGAAGTGGTAGAGCCCAAGCTGGACTTTGCATCCTCGGGTCGCTCGGGGAGAAGGAACGCCCTACCTGACATCCTGGGGTCACCGGCTGGGGTCAACCCCACTGACCTTCCACTCAAACTGGCCGAGCTCAACCTCACAG aTGTTCAGGGAGAAGCCCAGTCTCCCACGGCGGAGGAGGCCCCACCCCCTCCAGAGAGCTCTGAGGAGAATGAGGGATCATAA